In the Streptomyces fradiae ATCC 10745 = DSM 40063 genome, one interval contains:
- the rfbA gene encoding glucose-1-phosphate thymidylyltransferase RfbA translates to MKGIILAGGSGSRLHPITLGVSKQLLPVYDKPMIYYPLSVLMLAGITEIQIIAAPGDVPGFQRLLGDGSALGLTLTYTEQDKPRGLADAFVLCAEHIGDDQVALILGDNLFHGPGFGEILRTSARDVDGCVLFGYPVADPERYGVGEIDAEGRLVRLEEKPARPRSNLAITGLYLYDNDVVEIARSLRPSARGELEITDVNRIYLERGKAGFVQLGRGFVWLDTGTHDALTEAGQYVQMLSHRQGVRIGCVEEIAWRMGYIDRDTCHRLGAALSRSPYGRYLMDITSDARHDGGATRTEERA, encoded by the coding sequence ATGAAAGGCATCATCCTGGCCGGAGGCAGCGGCTCCCGGCTGCACCCCATCACCCTGGGCGTCTCCAAGCAGCTGCTGCCCGTCTACGACAAGCCGATGATCTACTACCCGCTCTCCGTGCTGATGCTGGCCGGCATCACCGAGATCCAGATCATCGCCGCCCCCGGCGACGTGCCCGGCTTCCAGCGGCTGCTGGGAGACGGCTCCGCACTCGGCCTCACCCTCACGTACACCGAGCAGGACAAGCCGCGCGGCCTCGCCGACGCGTTCGTGCTGTGCGCCGAGCACATCGGGGACGACCAGGTCGCCCTCATCCTCGGCGACAACCTGTTCCACGGCCCCGGCTTCGGCGAGATCCTGCGCACCAGCGCCCGGGACGTCGACGGCTGCGTCCTGTTCGGCTACCCCGTCGCCGACCCCGAGCGGTACGGCGTGGGGGAGATCGACGCCGAGGGGCGGCTCGTCCGGCTGGAGGAGAAGCCGGCGAGGCCCCGCTCCAACCTGGCCATCACCGGGCTGTACCTCTACGACAACGACGTGGTGGAGATCGCCCGCTCCCTGCGCCCCTCCGCGCGCGGCGAGCTGGAGATCACCGACGTCAACCGGATCTACCTGGAGCGCGGCAAGGCCGGCTTCGTCCAGCTCGGGCGCGGCTTCGTCTGGCTCGACACCGGCACCCACGACGCCCTCACCGAGGCCGGGCAGTACGTGCAGATGCTCTCCCACCGGCAGGGCGTGCGCATCGGCTGCGTCGAGGAGATCGCCTGGCGGATGGGGTACATCGACCGCGACACCTGCCACCGGCTCGGCGCGGCCCTCTCCCGCTCGCCGTACGGCCGGTACCTGATGGACATCACCAGCGACGCCCGCCACGACGGCGGCGCCACGAGGACGGAGGAGCGCGCATGA
- the rfbB gene encoding dTDP-glucose 4,6-dehydratase, with amino-acid sequence MRVLVTGGAGFIGSHYVRALLDDVYEPGAAHTVTVLDKLTYAGNRDNLPAAHDRLSFVHGDVCDPRLLAGVLPGHDAVVHFAAESHVDRSIEGGADFVRTNVLGTQTLLEAAVRARVGRVVHVSTDEVYGSLESGRWTEESPLLPNSPYAASKAGSDLVARAHWRTHGLDVSVTRCSNNYGPRQHPEKVIPRFVTHLLRGEPVPLYGDGRNRREWLHVDDHCRALHLVLTRGRAGEVYNVGGGDELTNRELTERILALCGADPSMIRHVPDRKGHDLRYAVDDGKIREELGYAPRHTLDEGLAATVAWYRDHPGWWKADADTPPGP; translated from the coding sequence ATGAGGGTCCTGGTGACCGGAGGCGCCGGGTTCATCGGCTCCCACTACGTACGGGCCCTGCTCGACGACGTCTACGAGCCGGGCGCGGCCCACACCGTCACCGTCCTCGACAAGCTCACCTACGCGGGCAACCGGGACAACCTCCCGGCCGCCCACGACCGCCTCTCCTTCGTCCACGGCGACGTCTGCGACCCGCGCCTGCTCGCCGGGGTGCTGCCGGGTCACGACGCCGTCGTCCACTTCGCCGCCGAGTCCCACGTGGACCGCTCCATCGAGGGCGGCGCCGACTTCGTCCGCACCAACGTCCTGGGCACCCAGACGCTCCTGGAGGCGGCCGTGCGCGCCCGCGTCGGGCGGGTCGTCCACGTCTCCACCGACGAGGTGTACGGCTCCCTGGAGAGCGGCCGCTGGACGGAGGAGTCCCCGCTGCTGCCCAACTCCCCGTACGCCGCCTCCAAGGCGGGCTCCGACCTCGTCGCCCGCGCCCACTGGCGCACCCACGGCCTGGACGTCTCCGTCACCCGCTGCTCCAACAACTACGGGCCCCGCCAGCACCCCGAGAAGGTCATCCCGCGCTTCGTCACCCACCTGCTGCGGGGCGAGCCCGTGCCCCTGTACGGGGACGGCCGCAACCGCCGCGAATGGCTCCACGTGGACGACCACTGCCGGGCCCTGCACCTGGTCCTCACCCGCGGCCGGGCCGGCGAGGTCTACAACGTCGGAGGCGGGGACGAACTGACCAACCGCGAGCTGACCGAGCGCATCCTCGCGCTCTGCGGCGCCGACCCGTCGATGATCCGCCACGTCCCCGACCGCAAGGGCCACGACCTGCGCTACGCCGTCGACGACGGCAAGATCCGCGAGGAGCTGGGCTACGCGCCCCGCCACACCCTCGACGAGGGCCTCGCCGCCACCGTCGCCTGGTACCGCGACCACCCCGGCTGGTGGAAGGCGGACGCGGACACGCCTCCGGGCCCCTGA
- a CDS encoding cation:proton antiporter translates to MSVAASVVQPLPSHALMVLLLQLGVLLLCALLLGRLAERLGMPAVVGELTAGVLLGPSLLLHLAPGVGNWLFPQSTEQMHLLDAVGQFGVILLVGFSGIHLDLKLVRRQGARAAGVGAAGLLVPLVLGAGLGLLMPAALRAPGADHTVFALFIGVVMCVSAIPVIARTLIDMKLIHRDVGQMILVAVTIDDAVGWVLLSLVAAMATTGLYTGEVLTTLGEVGLLLLATATAGRWLVGASMRAAGRAGVPGLPVVTAVVLMTLSAAGTHALGLEAALGAFFCGILIGGTREFDTASLAPLNTTVMAVLAPLFFATAGLRMDLTSLADPEIALWGLAVFAVAVAGKFLGAFLGGLTTRMNRWESLALGAGINARGVIEVIIALIGVRLGLLTVEMYSIVVLVAVLTSLMAPPVLRFAMNRVEQTAEEELRGHRFLSRTGAAPAPAPTPAPTTTADP, encoded by the coding sequence ATGTCCGTGGCCGCCTCGGTGGTCCAGCCCCTCCCCAGCCACGCCCTGATGGTCCTGCTCCTCCAGCTCGGCGTCCTGCTGCTGTGCGCCCTGCTCCTCGGACGGCTCGCCGAGCGCCTCGGCATGCCCGCCGTCGTCGGGGAGCTGACGGCCGGGGTGCTCCTCGGCCCCTCGCTGCTCCTGCACCTCGCCCCCGGCGTCGGGAACTGGCTGTTCCCGCAGAGCACCGAGCAGATGCACCTGCTCGACGCCGTGGGCCAGTTCGGGGTGATCCTCCTCGTCGGCTTCAGCGGTATCCACCTCGACCTCAAGCTCGTCCGCAGACAGGGCGCCCGCGCCGCCGGGGTCGGCGCGGCGGGCCTCCTCGTCCCCCTCGTCCTCGGCGCCGGGCTCGGCCTCCTGATGCCGGCCGCGCTGCGGGCCCCGGGCGCGGACCACACGGTCTTCGCCCTGTTCATCGGCGTCGTCATGTGCGTCAGCGCCATCCCCGTGATCGCCCGCACCCTCATCGACATGAAGCTCATCCACCGGGACGTCGGCCAGATGATCCTGGTGGCCGTCACCATCGACGACGCCGTCGGCTGGGTGCTGCTGTCGCTGGTCGCCGCCATGGCCACCACCGGCCTCTACACCGGGGAGGTCCTCACCACCCTCGGCGAGGTCGGCCTGCTGCTCCTCGCGACCGCGACCGCGGGCCGGTGGCTGGTCGGCGCCTCGATGCGGGCCGCCGGCCGGGCCGGCGTGCCGGGGCTGCCCGTCGTCACCGCCGTCGTCCTGATGACGCTCTCCGCCGCCGGCACCCACGCCCTCGGACTGGAGGCGGCGCTCGGCGCGTTCTTCTGCGGCATCCTCATCGGCGGCACCCGGGAGTTCGACACGGCGTCCCTCGCCCCGCTGAACACGACCGTCATGGCCGTGCTCGCCCCGCTGTTCTTCGCGACCGCGGGACTGCGGATGGACCTCACCTCCCTCGCCGACCCGGAGATCGCCCTGTGGGGGCTGGCCGTCTTCGCCGTCGCCGTCGCCGGCAAGTTCCTCGGCGCCTTCCTCGGCGGGCTCACCACCCGGATGAACCGCTGGGAGTCGCTCGCCCTCGGCGCGGGGATCAACGCGCGCGGCGTCATCGAGGTGATCATCGCCCTGATCGGCGTACGGCTCGGCCTGCTCACGGTGGAGATGTACTCGATCGTCGTCCTCGTCGCCGTCCTGACGTCCCTCATGGCCCCGCCGGTGCTGCGCTTCGCCATGAACCGGGTCGAGCAGACGGCGGAGGAGGAGCTGCGCGGACACCGCTTCCTGTCGCGGACGGGCGCCGCCCCGGCGCCCGCCCCCACCCCGGCCCCCACCACGACCGCGGACCCGTGA
- a CDS encoding dTDP-4-dehydrorhamnose 3,5-epimerase family protein: MQARKLGIEGALAFTPPVYRDDRGLFTSPYQDAPFTGARGTSLFPVRDISHNLSARGVLRGIHYTTTPPGRAKYVYCPYGRVHDYLVDLRVGSPTFGRWEAAELGGDDCRALYIPVGVGHAFLSLEDDSMVVYVMSHGYVPENELAVSPLDPELGLPLPDGYDLAQSERDTAAPTLAEALAQGLLPSYDTCRKVEAELWQ, from the coding sequence GTGCAGGCAAGGAAACTGGGCATCGAGGGCGCCCTCGCCTTCACCCCGCCCGTCTACCGCGACGACCGCGGCCTGTTCACCTCCCCGTACCAGGACGCCCCCTTCACCGGCGCCCGCGGCACCTCGCTCTTCCCCGTCCGCGACATCAGCCACAACCTCTCCGCGCGCGGCGTGCTGCGCGGCATCCACTACACGACCACCCCGCCCGGCCGGGCCAAGTACGTCTACTGCCCCTACGGCCGGGTCCACGACTACCTGGTCGACCTGCGCGTCGGCTCGCCCACCTTCGGCCGGTGGGAGGCCGCCGAACTGGGCGGCGACGACTGCCGGGCGCTGTACATCCCGGTCGGCGTCGGCCATGCCTTCCTCTCCCTGGAGGACGACTCGATGGTCGTCTACGTGATGTCGCACGGCTACGTCCCCGAGAACGAACTGGCCGTCTCGCCCCTCGACCCCGAGCTGGGCCTGCCCCTGCCCGACGGGTACGACCTCGCCCAGTCCGAGCGGGACACCGCGGCCCCGACCCTCGCCGAGGCGCTCGCGCAGGGCCTGCTGCCCTCGTACGACACCTGCCGGAAGGTGGAGGCCGAGCTGTGGCAGTGA
- a CDS encoding NAD-dependent epimerase/dehydratase family protein, which produces MAVNPPLIAVLGATGFVGSAVLRLLATREVRLRAVSRRPAAVPPGAAADVEVHTADLTEPGAMAAAVEGADTVVLATLYSAATATWRVEDGDSAAERVNVGLARDLVDALAARAPGGPLPRVVFTGAASQVGPTGKEVLDGTEEDRPAGPYDRQKLAAERVLLDAHARGVCLATSLRLPTVFGYGPGSTARDRGVVSAMTRRALAGEPITMWHDGSVRRDLLYVEDLARAVVAGVDHAETLAGRHWLLGTGEGRPLGPVFQQVAVLVSDRTGRPPVPVVSVEPPAHAEAGDFADVTIDASAFRTATGWAPRTPLAEALRRTVDHLAAEAERDRAAEAAGATAAEPLRNPPAEPVRNRAPEPARAPVAEAAPGPSGEERTAGGTA; this is translated from the coding sequence GTGGCAGTGAACCCGCCCCTGATCGCCGTGCTCGGCGCGACCGGCTTCGTCGGCTCCGCCGTGCTGCGCCTGCTCGCCACCCGCGAGGTGCGCCTGCGCGCCGTGTCCCGGCGCCCCGCGGCCGTACCGCCCGGCGCCGCCGCCGACGTCGAGGTGCACACCGCCGACCTGACCGAGCCCGGCGCGATGGCCGCCGCCGTCGAGGGCGCCGACACCGTCGTCCTCGCCACCCTCTACAGCGCGGCCACCGCCACCTGGCGCGTCGAGGACGGCGACTCGGCCGCCGAGCGCGTCAACGTCGGCCTCGCCCGCGACCTCGTCGACGCCCTCGCCGCCCGCGCCCCCGGAGGCCCCCTGCCCAGGGTCGTCTTCACCGGCGCCGCCTCCCAGGTCGGCCCCACCGGCAAGGAGGTCCTGGACGGCACCGAGGAGGACCGCCCGGCCGGCCCGTACGACCGGCAGAAGCTCGCCGCCGAACGGGTCCTCCTGGACGCCCACGCCCGCGGTGTGTGCCTCGCCACCTCCCTGCGGCTGCCCACCGTCTTCGGCTACGGTCCCGGCTCCACCGCCCGCGACCGGGGCGTCGTCTCCGCCATGACCCGCCGCGCCCTCGCCGGCGAGCCCATCACCATGTGGCACGACGGCTCCGTGCGGCGCGACCTGCTGTACGTCGAGGACCTCGCCCGCGCCGTCGTCGCGGGCGTCGACCACGCCGAGACGCTCGCCGGCCGGCACTGGCTGCTCGGCACCGGGGAGGGGCGCCCGCTCGGCCCGGTCTTCCAGCAGGTCGCCGTGCTCGTCTCCGACCGCACCGGCCGGCCGCCCGTGCCCGTCGTCTCCGTCGAGCCGCCCGCCCACGCCGAGGCCGGGGACTTCGCCGACGTCACCATCGACGCCTCCGCCTTCCGCACCGCCACCGGCTGGGCGCCGCGCACCCCGCTCGCCGAGGCGCTGCGCCGCACCGTCGACCACCTGGCCGCCGAAGCGGAGCGCGACCGGGCTGCGGAGGCGGCAGGCGCCACGGCCGCCGAGCCCTTGCGGAACCCGCCCGCCGAGCCCGTACGGAACCGGGCCCCCGAGCCCGCACGGGCCCCGGTGGCGGAGGCGGCCCCCGGCCCGTCCGGGGAGGAGCGGACCGCGGGGGGCACCGCGTGA
- a CDS encoding DegT/DnrJ/EryC1/StrS family aminotransferase, with translation MTTYVWDYLPEYEKEKDDILDAVGKVFASGRLVLGDSVKGFEEEFAAYHGTGRRCTGVDNGTNALKLALEALGVGPGDEVVTVSNTAAPTVVAIVSTGATPVFVDVREEDFLIDTDQVEAAITDRTKVLLPVHLYGQCADMEPLRAIAERHGLKLLEDCAQAHGARHHGRPAGTMGDAAAFSFYPTKVLGAYGDGGAVLTADEDTDRAMRQLRYYGMDQVYYVVRTPGHNSRLDEVQAEILRRKLTRLDAYVAGRNAVARRYEEGLADLTGPGGLRLPTTNPGNTHVYYVYVVRHPERDRIIEALKAHDIALNISYPWPCHTMTGFAHLGYAAGSLPVTEKLAGEIFSLPMYPSLPEAVQDRVITALREVVTAL, from the coding sequence ATGACCACCTACGTATGGGACTACCTGCCCGAGTACGAGAAGGAGAAGGACGACATCCTCGACGCGGTCGGGAAGGTCTTCGCCTCCGGCCGCCTCGTCCTCGGCGACAGCGTCAAGGGCTTCGAGGAGGAGTTCGCCGCCTACCACGGCACCGGCCGTCGCTGCACCGGCGTCGACAACGGCACCAACGCCCTCAAGCTCGCCCTGGAGGCCCTCGGCGTCGGCCCCGGCGACGAGGTGGTCACCGTCTCCAACACCGCCGCCCCCACCGTCGTCGCGATCGTCTCCACCGGGGCCACCCCCGTCTTCGTCGACGTCCGGGAGGAGGACTTCCTCATCGACACCGACCAGGTCGAGGCCGCCATCACCGACCGCACCAAGGTGCTCCTCCCGGTCCACCTCTACGGCCAGTGCGCCGACATGGAACCCCTCAGGGCGATCGCCGAACGGCACGGCCTGAAGCTCCTGGAGGACTGCGCCCAGGCCCACGGCGCCCGCCACCACGGCCGCCCGGCCGGCACGATGGGCGACGCCGCCGCGTTCTCCTTCTACCCCACCAAGGTCCTGGGCGCCTACGGCGACGGCGGCGCCGTCCTCACCGCCGACGAGGACACCGACCGCGCCATGCGCCAGCTCCGCTACTACGGCATGGACCAGGTCTACTACGTCGTCCGCACCCCCGGCCACAACTCCCGCCTGGACGAGGTCCAGGCGGAGATCCTGCGCCGCAAGCTCACCCGCCTCGACGCCTACGTCGCCGGCCGCAACGCCGTCGCCCGCCGCTACGAGGAGGGCCTCGCCGACCTCACCGGCCCCGGCGGGCTCCGCCTGCCCACCACCAACCCCGGCAACACCCACGTCTACTACGTCTACGTCGTCCGCCACCCCGAGCGCGACCGGATCATCGAGGCGCTCAAGGCCCACGACATCGCCCTGAACATCAGCTACCCGTGGCCCTGCCACACCATGACCGGCTTCGCCCACCTCGGCTACGCCGCCGGGTCCCTGCCCGTCACCGAGAAGCTGGCCGGCGAGATCTTCTCCCTGCCCATGTACCCCTCGCTGCCCGAGGCCGTGCAGGACCGCGTCATCACCGCCCTGCGCGAGGTCGTCACCGCGCTGTGA
- a CDS encoding cytochrome P450 family protein — protein MPRPEPLPLHGKEYKSDPYPLYRKLREEGPVHRVNFPSGVNAWLVTGYEAAQSALTDDRLGKNHDLGNSAWRERAAIMPEPQHSQLQVHLLHQDPPKHTVMRKLVTEAFTPRNVERGRARFEEIATELLDAALGTATGEADRSGGVVDVVSAFAAHFPFRVLAEVIGLPEEIAARFDRDWGKVVQPVGPSDPLRPVYEGRLRGLQEYITEVVEHKRAHPGDDLLTKLVRACEAGEITKEEQDSIVFQLLVAGQEPVTNQITTALIALLRHPAQLRRLQEAVAGEPDDAGEALLGRAVEELLRYDSAFELTTWRFFAEDSDLFGTTVPAGDSVIVSLCAANRDPERFPDADTLDLDRTPNPHMAFGHGIHFCPGAALARVELRIALRALLTRLPQIRLAVPDEDLAWVGAVLARGVNELPVAYGPRDAAPRSGGCPVAH, from the coding sequence ATGCCGCGTCCCGAACCGCTGCCCCTGCACGGCAAGGAGTACAAGTCCGACCCGTACCCGCTGTACCGCAAGCTCCGCGAGGAGGGCCCCGTCCACCGGGTCAACTTCCCCAGCGGCGTCAACGCGTGGCTGGTCACCGGGTACGAGGCGGCCCAGAGCGCCCTCACCGACGACCGCCTCGGCAAGAACCACGACCTGGGCAACAGCGCCTGGCGCGAGCGCGCGGCGATCATGCCGGAGCCGCAGCACTCCCAGCTCCAGGTGCACCTGCTGCACCAGGACCCGCCGAAGCACACCGTCATGCGCAAGCTCGTCACCGAGGCCTTCACGCCCCGCAACGTCGAGCGGGGGCGCGCCCGCTTCGAGGAGATCGCCACCGAACTCCTCGACGCCGCCCTCGGCACCGCCACCGGCGAGGCCGACCGGAGCGGCGGGGTCGTGGACGTCGTCTCCGCCTTCGCCGCGCACTTCCCCTTCCGCGTCCTCGCCGAGGTCATCGGCCTGCCCGAGGAGATCGCCGCCCGCTTCGACCGGGACTGGGGCAAGGTCGTCCAGCCCGTCGGCCCCAGCGACCCGCTGCGGCCGGTCTACGAGGGGCGGCTGCGCGGCCTGCAGGAGTACATCACCGAGGTCGTCGAGCACAAGCGCGCCCACCCCGGCGACGACCTGCTCACCAAGCTCGTACGCGCCTGCGAGGCGGGGGAGATCACCAAGGAGGAGCAGGACTCCATCGTCTTCCAGCTCCTCGTCGCCGGGCAGGAGCCGGTCACCAACCAGATCACCACCGCCCTCATCGCCCTCCTGCGCCACCCGGCCCAGCTCCGGCGCCTCCAGGAGGCCGTCGCCGGCGAGCCGGACGACGCCGGCGAGGCCCTGCTCGGCCGCGCCGTCGAGGAACTGCTCCGCTACGACAGCGCCTTCGAGCTGACCACCTGGCGGTTCTTCGCCGAGGACTCCGACCTCTTCGGCACCACCGTCCCCGCCGGGGACTCGGTCATCGTGTCGCTGTGCGCCGCCAACCGCGACCCGGAGCGGTTCCCCGACGCCGACACGCTCGACCTCGACCGCACCCCCAACCCGCACATGGCGTTCGGCCACGGCATCCACTTCTGCCCCGGCGCCGCCCTCGCCCGCGTCGAGCTGCGCATCGCCCTGCGCGCGCTGCTCACCCGGCTGCCGCAGATCCGCCTCGCCGTCCCGGACGAGGACCTGGCCTGGGTCGGCGCCGTCCTGGCGCGCGGGGTCAACGAACTGCCCGTCGCCTACGGCCCGCGGGACGCCGCGCCGCGCTCCGGCGGCTGCCCCGTGGCGCACTGA
- a CDS encoding L-tyrosine/L-tryptophan isonitrile synthase family protein has product MSESATATVLTPDVERVSQEIVRLLIPHRRTVEPDTHLDKPDDFPEQLRQIADFVGKNEQVIFSLPGFPCKSPNTDKVFGHLPDHGERLALRFLDSLCAEIGKVYAPGARVLICSDGHIFGDVIRVPDEHIDAYNDALLDMIHAEGLADHLDCFDLRDCYGPDLSYDEKRQKAAVTLGPTLEELRAEVREDEASLRMYRGITRFLVEDTAGWEGSRSALQRDCRRRAYEVILRSRAWSELIAESYPRNVRLSIHPQNRGSVKFGIRLLGAADAWTTPWHSVLLHRADGTWELMHRREAEKLGREVHQDGRPSHFEAFTDGTGDGEARTDASAGTRTDARAGAGAGSEVRTGAGSDLRTGADPAARTVAAA; this is encoded by the coding sequence ATGTCCGAGTCCGCCACCGCCACCGTCCTGACGCCCGACGTCGAGCGCGTCAGCCAGGAGATCGTGCGGCTCCTCATCCCGCACCGCCGCACGGTGGAGCCCGACACCCATCTCGACAAGCCCGACGACTTCCCCGAGCAGCTGCGCCAGATAGCCGACTTCGTCGGCAAGAACGAGCAGGTCATCTTCAGCCTGCCCGGCTTCCCCTGCAAGTCGCCCAACACCGACAAGGTCTTCGGCCACCTGCCCGACCACGGCGAGCGGCTCGCCCTGCGCTTCCTCGACTCGCTGTGCGCCGAGATCGGCAAGGTCTACGCCCCCGGCGCCCGCGTCCTGATCTGCTCCGACGGCCACATCTTCGGCGACGTGATCCGGGTCCCGGACGAGCACATCGACGCCTACAACGACGCGCTGCTCGACATGATCCACGCCGAGGGCCTCGCCGACCACCTCGACTGCTTCGACCTGCGGGACTGCTACGGCCCCGACCTGTCGTACGACGAGAAGCGGCAGAAGGCCGCCGTCACCCTCGGCCCCACCCTGGAGGAGCTGCGCGCCGAGGTCCGCGAGGACGAGGCCAGCCTGCGCATGTACCGGGGCATCACCCGGTTCCTCGTGGAGGACACGGCCGGCTGGGAGGGCTCCCGGTCCGCCCTGCAGCGCGACTGCCGCCGCCGGGCGTACGAGGTCATCCTGCGCAGCCGCGCCTGGAGCGAGCTCATCGCCGAGAGCTACCCGCGCAACGTCCGGCTCTCCATCCACCCGCAGAACCGGGGCTCCGTGAAGTTCGGCATCCGCCTCCTCGGCGCCGCCGACGCGTGGACCACCCCCTGGCACTCCGTGCTGCTGCACCGCGCGGACGGCACCTGGGAGCTGATGCACCGCCGCGAGGCCGAGAAGCTGGGCCGGGAGGTCCACCAGGACGGCCGGCCGAGCCACTTCGAGGCGTTCACCGACGGGACCGGCGACGGCGAGGCCCGTACGGACGCCTCCGCCGGCACCCGTACGGACGCCCGTGCCGGCGCGGGCGCGGGCTCCGAGGTCCGTACCGGCGCGGGCTCCGACCTCCGTACCGGCGCGGACCCGGCCGCGAGGACCGTCGCAGCGGCCTGA